Genomic DNA from Caldalkalibacillus thermarum:
TACGCTTATGATCGCGCCCGATTAAAAGATAATGTTCCACTGAGGTATAGGTGCTGGCCAGCCCACTTAAGGTGGAACCCGCAAATCCTTTCACTCTTGTGTTAAGCACCCATTTGCCCTGCCGGTCTACAAGAGACAAGTAAGCCTCATCATCGTGCAAAGGATCATGAGGATGATATGTATACGGCCTGGTAATCACCTCATTGCTAAGTTCCAATCCGACCTCACCTTGTCCCCGCTTTAAGTCCTCTGCCTCCAAGCTGATATTTTTGCTCACTGGCCGGAAATAGCGCGTCAGCCATTCAGCGAATACCGCATGCAAGCGCTTACCTTCACGCACCACCCACTCTCCGTCCACCATCACATGGATGGGCTGGGGATTTTCCAGGCCGTTCAGTACATTAAAATGAGCCAGGCGCCCGGGAGCGATACCGCCCAGTTCCTGGTCAAGCCCGTAATACGTTGCCGGGTTAAGCGTCACCATCCGGTAAGCCTCTTCAGGAGCAAAACCGGCTTCCAAAACCA
This window encodes:
- a CDS encoding adenine deaminase C-terminal domain-containing protein — translated: VLEAGFAPEEAYRMVTLNPATYYGLDQELGGIAPGRLAHFNVLNGLENPQPIHVMVDGEWVVREGKRLHAVFAEWLTRYFRPVSKNISLEAEDLKRGQGEVGLELSNEVITRPYTYHPHDPLHDDEAYLSLVDRQGKWVLNTRVKGFAGSTLSGLASTYTSVEHYLLIGRDHKRMLQALHQALEQGGGIAACFDGGEELNIPLPLGGGMSLAPMSELKRLNEQFMQKMRAHGHPYQDPVYSLLFFTATHLPFVRVTSEGVYLVKEQQVVTPVTRLV